In the genome of Calothrix sp. PCC 6303, the window TTTGCCAGCACCAACCGACTTGTTGATTTAGAGTCAGGGGGTTTTCATGAAAATCTTTTTGGGGAACTTTTAAACCCATGTGAAGTTGGACAAATTGAATTATTCCCGCAGCTAAATTTGCATCTCTAGCACTCAACCAACAAATTCCACCGGGATAATCAGCTTCGTGTTCGAGAGCGTATTTTATTACCAATTCTGTTTTCCCTACTCCACCCATTCCCGCAACCGCAGAAATAACAACTGCGTTTTGTTGGTGTAGTTTTTCATGAATTTTTGTTAGTTCTTTGCTGCGTCCAACAAAATGACTGACACCTGTATGGGGTATATATTTGAATATTTGACTGCATTTGCAGCTTTTTGACTCGGTACTGATTCTCGAAGTTGTAACTCTCGAATCAGTGGAGCGATGATTTCTCGAATTGTTTCCGCGTCTGTACCTTGGTAAATTTTGTCACCTATGTGAATATCCTGCCCTTGTCCGACATTAACCCCATATTTGCCAATTTGTAGAGATTCCTGGCTGGAGTTGGTGCCAATTAATCGGCGTAATGTCTCCAAATCCTCAGCACTCTCATGGTGATTGATAATACGCTCGACAATAACGAATAAATCTTCTGAGACAGGCATTACAAAACTCTTTCTAAGTAATTTTACTATATATTAAGTATATTCAATTAAATGATAATCGATTTTGGATGTCTGTAATTTATTCAGTAGTGAGAGTTATTTTTAGGGTTAGTGCGATCGCATTACGTCGTGCAAGCTAGAACTTCGTTCAGCAACAAGCGATCGCACTCCAAGCCAAAGCACCAAAAACCGTCATTCTCACCAACAAGCGAACGACTTACGTCGCGCAAGCTTCGCATTACAACCCAAACCACCAAAAACCGTCATTCTCACCAACAAACAATAAACCTATGGTTCCTTAGCGCGATCGCACTTTCAAACCAACCCAGTAAACCACACTTCACCCCAAACTCAAAAACTCTCTCTGTCATTGCGTAGCTTGCGTCTTCGTAAGGAAGCGATTCCTGCGGAAAGCTACCATACGGGAACGCGCTTGAGCGTAGCTTGCTCCTCCGTTTCGGAGTATGCTAACGCAATATTTTTCATCACCCCAAAATCAACCTAAGCGAATTCTCGCATTTATAATGGGAATATGGATAAACAATAAGTAAACCAATAATTTATAGCTATAATTGTATTTATAAATAGCTATAACTGTAAGCCCAAAGGACACATATTGAATATGAAATGGCGAGTAGTTCTCGAACCCGATCCAGAAACAGGAGAATGGGCTGTTTGGTGTCCTGAATTACCTGGTTGTACCTCCGCAGGAGACACTGAGGAAGAAGCTTTAGAGAATATCCGCGAAGCAATTCAACTATATCTTGAAACCGATTCAATTAAACTCGCACCAGGTGCAATTTTCCGTGAGGTTATGGTGGGATGACACGTATCAGACGGATGGGTGCAGATGAGGTGGAAAGAATTTTACAGAGTTACGGGTTTGAATTGATTT includes:
- a CDS encoding type II toxin-antitoxin system HicB family antitoxin, with protein sequence MKWRVVLEPDPETGEWAVWCPELPGCTSAGDTEEEALENIREAIQLYLETDSIKLAPGAIFREVMVG